A single region of the Kineosporiaceae bacterium SCSIO 59966 genome encodes:
- a CDS encoding alpha/beta hydrolase, with protein sequence MFVEINGNQLAVEVLGPPDAPVLIALHGAPGLGSRAEPRESFGRLADTYRVLVFDARGSGESEGKPPFTHDQWASDVEGLRQWIGAEQIIVAGGSYGGFIAMEYAIRYPERVRAMVLRDTSPDHEHEKLSRENALKSSRVQVDVEKLDRIDNGRVRDNDDLRECWREILPLYDYNYDPAKVEERVATTPYRYETHNYAFAHNIHNYDVKDKLPSLTCPTLITVGRTDWITPVSCSETIADLIPNSRLVVFEKSGHSPQIEEAELWTDTVRSFLAEVEAQQPA encoded by the coding sequence GTGTTCGTCGAGATCAATGGCAACCAGCTCGCAGTGGAGGTTCTCGGCCCCCCGGACGCCCCGGTGCTGATAGCCCTCCACGGAGCACCAGGGCTGGGCTCTCGGGCGGAGCCGAGGGAGAGCTTTGGCCGCCTAGCCGACACCTATCGCGTCCTGGTCTTCGACGCTCGCGGATCCGGGGAGTCCGAAGGCAAGCCGCCCTTCACGCACGATCAGTGGGCCTCTGACGTCGAGGGGCTCCGTCAGTGGATCGGCGCGGAGCAGATCATCGTCGCGGGTGGCTCATACGGCGGTTTCATCGCGATGGAGTACGCCATCCGCTACCCCGAGCGGGTGCGTGCCATGGTGCTGCGGGACACCTCTCCCGACCACGAGCATGAGAAGTTGTCACGGGAGAACGCACTGAAGTCGAGTCGCGTGCAGGTCGATGTAGAGAAGCTGGACCGGATTGACAACGGACGCGTCCGCGATAACGACGACCTGCGGGAGTGCTGGCGCGAGATCCTTCCGCTCTATGACTACAACTATGACCCCGCCAAGGTCGAGGAAAGGGTGGCTACGACGCCCTACCGATACGAGACGCACAACTACGCGTTTGCTCACAACATCCACAACTACGATGTCAAGGACAAGCTGCCTTCACTGACCTGCCCAACACTTATCACCGTGGGGCGTACTGACTGGATCACCCCGGTCTCGTGCAGTGAGACGATCGCCGACCTCATACCCAACTCCCGGCTCGTCGTCTTTGAGAAGTCGGGCCACTCGCCGCAGATCGAGGAGGCCGAGCTCTGGACGGACACCGTGAGGTCCTTCCTCGCCGAGGTGGAGGCACAGCAACCAGCATGA
- a CDS encoding Lrp/AsnC family transcriptional regulator: protein MTTTGPSHHTLDDLDRKIVAALQIDGRASWSTIAELCGTTGPTVARRVQQLVNDGVVKVAVMRGAEASDSHEFYFLRLRCGPVMALTVARRIAERPDIRFVTLLTGQYDIIAEAMVPRRPGSYHALVQEIQAIPGVEGVSGELILHVYKVSHDWARELLGLEPAEPTATTKEYAEVRLEEADAAILDSLQVDARASFSDVAKKVGMNESTVRRRFERLLSRQWAHVVTLVQATALGFEAEVQLRVDVEPAQLTEVAGELARRPEVRYLALTLGTNGLVAEVITRHAEQLYTFITDVLAGLPGVTGWTASLELLTVKRGFVETPWWQMEVARIGSSANEPPDACDSSAPRLGQDREPSGADVVS, encoded by the coding sequence ATGACCACGACCGGTCCGTCGCATCACACCCTCGACGACCTGGATCGCAAGATCGTCGCCGCACTCCAGATCGATGGAAGGGCTAGCTGGTCCACGATCGCCGAGCTCTGCGGCACGACCGGTCCCACCGTCGCTCGGCGGGTCCAACAGCTCGTGAATGACGGGGTTGTCAAAGTCGCGGTCATGCGGGGGGCCGAGGCGAGCGACTCTCATGAGTTCTACTTCCTCCGGCTCCGGTGCGGCCCTGTGATGGCCCTGACCGTAGCCAGACGCATTGCGGAACGCCCCGACATCCGTTTCGTCACTCTGCTGACTGGTCAGTACGACATCATTGCGGAAGCAATGGTGCCGCGGCGCCCGGGCAGCTATCACGCGCTCGTTCAGGAGATCCAGGCGATCCCCGGTGTGGAGGGGGTCAGTGGAGAACTGATCCTTCACGTCTACAAGGTCAGTCACGACTGGGCCCGGGAACTGCTGGGCCTGGAGCCCGCCGAACCGACCGCGACGACGAAGGAGTACGCCGAAGTTCGGCTGGAGGAGGCAGACGCCGCCATTCTTGACAGCCTGCAAGTCGACGCCCGAGCCAGCTTCTCAGATGTTGCCAAGAAGGTCGGCATGAACGAGAGCACCGTGCGGCGGCGCTTTGAGAGGCTGCTGTCACGACAGTGGGCACACGTGGTCACGCTCGTCCAGGCGACGGCGCTCGGGTTCGAGGCCGAGGTTCAACTCAGGGTCGACGTCGAGCCCGCCCAGCTCACGGAGGTAGCCGGTGAGCTGGCGCGTCGTCCGGAGGTGCGCTACCTAGCGTTGACGCTAGGAACCAACGGTCTCGTGGCTGAGGTCATTACCCGTCACGCTGAGCAGCTGTACACGTTCATCACGGACGTTCTTGCCGGGCTCCCAGGCGTCACCGGATGGACGGCCTCTCTAGAGCTGCTCACGGTCAAACGTGGATTCGTCGAGACTCCGTGGTGGCAGATGGAGGTGGCTCGCATCGGGTCGTCTGCCAACGAGCCGCCTGACGCATGTGACTCCTCAGCACCGCGCTTGGGCCAGGACAGGGAACCGTCTGGTGCTGACGTTGTGAGCTGA
- a CDS encoding DUF222 domain-containing protein yields the protein MAGSSVVEDRFAAVLAAAAALSLLDPHAYRHVDPDAHPDGGADADVGSAPSGGESAAPEEPGQVPRRLPDGRVVPAEVGLAAPGVPDGGWGRYLAGLRPGPELDAALAHLDPADLDDGAVLELVAATERAISGLRARQAAAIVEFTRRGPDGVRCFSTEELAARMRWTAWTASARVSEARTLSTRLPSTLDALACGDLDDPRARIVAAAAAELDEPVALALDEALSVDPTPTDPTDDADGEDGEGLGEDPAGASRPAYGAAVLTTAELRARIAAEVATIDAAAAARRAEAGRRRRRVGVTPLDDGMARLVAEGPAVDVLTMFRGLSHAAEKIRDEQAAAAGEVRGIDAIRFDLLTDWARQLLEDAPPPAPSGQWRPQLLVTCTLAALLGLREDPAYLDGYGPLPAAVVRRIAEDATLRRLLTDPFTGTVIGLDGHTYPGLPPDDSPPDDGPPGDNPPDNGPPDDGPHSGNPSGDSPPDEGAPGEDPPREGAPDGGAPRGGARAVTREGDLSPAAGESFIGKPRERDCAMARSPLGAVGRRWPGAGVAPVHPDPGRYRPRRTIATLIQLRDRTCRAPGCRRRGALCDIDHIVRWPQGPTCPCNLQLLCRRHHRLKHESAAAVWRTATGWTTWRMPTGHVLRRAPEPAIPRVAGHPTDQTLDLCGDPGRLSQYLARVDTAADEFRRLARACGFPVDPDPAPEHDAGQPEHDAGQPEPAAGQPDDDTDQPEPATLSEWVARRVARLKPGESWDFNPEPPRRFTRIDPDPREYTGPPPF from the coding sequence GTGGCCGGGTCGTCGGTGGTGGAGGACCGGTTCGCCGCGGTCCTGGCGGCGGCGGCGGCACTGTCCCTGCTCGACCCGCACGCCTACCGGCACGTCGACCCGGATGCCCACCCGGACGGCGGTGCGGATGCCGACGTGGGCTCCGCCCCGTCGGGGGGTGAGTCGGCGGCCCCCGAGGAGCCAGGCCAGGTACCGCGCCGGCTGCCGGATGGCCGGGTCGTGCCGGCGGAGGTCGGACTGGCCGCGCCGGGTGTGCCGGACGGCGGGTGGGGCCGGTATCTCGCCGGTCTGCGGCCCGGCCCGGAGCTGGATGCGGCGCTGGCCCACCTGGACCCGGCGGACCTGGATGACGGGGCGGTGCTGGAGCTGGTCGCGGCGACCGAGCGGGCGATCTCGGGCCTGCGGGCCCGCCAGGCGGCTGCGATCGTGGAGTTCACCCGCCGCGGACCTGACGGGGTCCGGTGCTTCTCCACCGAGGAACTCGCCGCCCGGATGCGGTGGACGGCGTGGACGGCGTCGGCCCGGGTCAGCGAGGCCCGCACCTTGTCCACCCGCCTGCCCAGCACCCTGGACGCACTGGCCTGCGGTGACCTCGACGACCCGCGGGCCCGGATCGTGGCCGCCGCCGCGGCCGAGCTCGACGAGCCAGTCGCCCTGGCTCTGGACGAGGCCCTGTCGGTCGACCCCACCCCCACCGATCCCACCGACGATGCGGACGGCGAGGACGGCGAGGGGCTGGGTGAGGACCCGGCCGGTGCCAGTCGGCCGGCCTACGGTGCCGCGGTCCTGACCACCGCGGAGCTGCGGGCCCGGATCGCCGCGGAGGTGGCCACGATCGACGCCGCGGCGGCGGCCCGGCGGGCCGAGGCGGGTCGGCGGCGGCGGCGGGTGGGCGTCACCCCCCTGGACGACGGGATGGCCCGGCTGGTCGCCGAGGGCCCCGCCGTCGACGTGCTGACCATGTTCCGGGGCCTGTCCCACGCCGCGGAGAAGATCCGCGACGAGCAGGCCGCTGCGGCTGGTGAGGTCCGCGGTATCGACGCGATCCGTTTCGACCTGCTGACCGACTGGGCCCGCCAGCTGCTGGAGGACGCCCCACCGCCGGCGCCCTCAGGGCAGTGGCGCCCTCAGCTGCTGGTGACCTGCACCCTGGCGGCGCTGCTCGGGCTGCGGGAGGACCCCGCGTACCTGGACGGCTACGGCCCGCTGCCCGCCGCGGTGGTCCGGCGGATCGCCGAGGACGCCACCTTGCGCCGGCTGCTCACTGACCCGTTCACTGGCACCGTCATCGGCCTGGACGGCCACACCTACCCCGGCCTCCCACCAGATGACAGCCCACCCGATGACGGTCCACCCGGCGACAACCCGCCCGACAACGGCCCGCCCGACGACGGCCCACACAGCGGCAATCCATCCGGTGACAGTCCGCCCGATGAGGGTGCCCCTGGTGAGGACCCACCCCGTGAGGGTGCCCCGGACGGCGGTGCCCCGCGTGGCGGCGCCCGCGCAGTGACCCGAGAGGGTGACCTCTCGCCTGCGGCGGGTGAGTCGTTCATCGGCAAACCCCGCGAGCGGGACTGCGCCATGGCCAGGTCCCCTCTCGGCGCCGTCGGACGCCGCTGGCCCGGTGCCGGGGTTGCCCCCGTGCACCCGGACCCGGGTCGGTACCGGCCGCGGCGCACCATCGCCACTCTCATCCAGCTGCGGGACCGAACCTGCCGGGCCCCCGGTTGCCGCCGCCGCGGCGCCCTGTGCGACATCGACCACATCGTGCGGTGGCCGCAGGGCCCCACCTGCCCGTGCAACCTGCAGCTCCTGTGCCGCCGCCACCACCGCCTCAAGCACGAGTCCGCCGCGGCGGTCTGGCGCACCGCCACCGGGTGGACCACCTGGCGGATGCCGACCGGGCACGTCCTGCGCCGGGCCCCCGAACCCGCCATCCCCCGAGTCGCCGGACACCCGACCGACCAGACGCTCGACCTGTGCGGCGACCCCGGCCGCCTGTCGCAGTACCTGGCCCGGGTTGACACCGCGGCCGACGAGTTCCGCCGCCTGGCCCGAGCCTGCGGGTTCCCCGTCGACCCCGACCCCGCCCCCGAGCACGACGCCGGGCAGCCCGAGCACGACGCCGGGCAGCCCGAGCCCGCCGCCGGGCAGCCCGATGACGACACCGACCAGCCCGAGCCCGCCACGCTGTCCGAGTGGGTTGCCCGCCGCGTGGCCCGCCTCAAGCCCGGCGAGTCCTGGGACTTCAACCCTGAACCGCCACGCCGGTTCACCCGGATCGATCCCGACCCGCGCGAGTACACCGGGCCGCCGCCGTTCTGA